CGATTATGGATTCAGCCAAGTTCGTTCAGGTCGGCGTATCTCCCCAATATCCCCCTATCGGCTCCCTCTCCCAGGGGGAGAGGGCTGGGGTGAGGGGTAGCGATCCAAAGCCGATCACCACTCAAACCATCGCCGCAAAATTCAACCGAAACTGCTGCGCCGTCACCCCCAACCGCCGGTTAAACACACCGCGCATATGCTGCGCATCACGAAACCCACACTGATATGCCACGGTCTTGAGCGGCGCCGTGGTGCTTTCGAGCATCACCCGCGCCGCATCCACCCGCGCACGCTCGACGAATTCCGCCGGGGTGACTTTCGCTTCGCGAGCAAACACCCGGGAGAAATTCCGCGCGCTCATGTTCGCCGCATTCGCCAGATCGGCGATGGTCAGGTCGCCGGTAAGATTGGCCAGCACATACAGCTGCACCATCGCCACCGCCGACGTCGGTTCTGCATGCGGTGTGAGGAACGGGCTGAACTGCGACTGCCCGCCCGAGCGCTGGGTAAACACCACCAGCCGCTTGGCCACGCTCAACGCGACCTCGGAACCGTGATCACGCGCCAGCAGATAGAGCGACAGATCGATCCCCGCCGTCACCCCCGCCGAGGTGTAGAGCTGACCGTCCTCGACATACAACCGATCGGCCTCGACCCGGCTCGACGGGCACAACTGCGCCAGCGCCTCGGCGTCATTCCAGTGGGTGGTGACCGTATGCCCGTCCAGCAACCCCGCACGGGCCAGCATAAACGCACCGTTGCAGATCGAGCCGAATCGCCGCGCCCGCCCGCAGGCCTCACGCAACCACGCATCGAACGCCTCGCCGAAATCCAGGAACGGCAACTGCGGCCCACCGGCCACCAGCAACAAATCGTAACCCTGCGACACTTCGCTGAAATGCCGATGAGCACTCAGGGTCAACCCGTTGGAACACGGCATCAACCCACGCTCGACGCCGATCACTTCGAGTCGGTAATGATCTTCCGGCGCCAGGAAGCGGTTGGCCTCGGCGAACACGTCCATGGGCCCGCTGACGTCCAGCGACTGCACGCCGGGGAACACCACAATGGCGACGGTTTTGTTCATGGCGATGTCGGCTCCCGGGGAATGGCGGATCAGCGCCAACCCTAGCCAATCCTCGTCGCAGAAGCGAGCTGGCACGATTTGCAGGTGGAATGGCAAGGATCGCAGCCATGGATCGATTGTCCGGTTTTGCCCCCGGGAACAGACTTTCCCCATCAGCGCCGCGACGGCGTTTTCGACGAGGAAGCTCAACATGACCACGACCATCGCCGGTATCCAGATCCCCGACAGCGCCCTCGCCCGGGCCACCACCGAGTACATCCGCGACATCGAATCCGACCTTCTTTACCACCACTCGCGCCGGGTATTTCTGTTCGGGGCCTTGAGCGGCGAACGCCAGCAACTGGCCTACGATCCGGAGCTGTTGTACGTCGGCGCGATGTTCCACGACCTGGGTCTGGTCGAAGGTCACCGCAGCGATGACGAACGTTTCGAAGTCGATGGCGCCAACGCGGCAGCGACGTTTCTCAAGCCTTACGGGCTGAGCGACGACGACATCGAACAAGTCTGGTTGTCGATCGCCCTGCACACCACGCCGGGTGTGCCGAAGCATCTGCGTCCGACCGTGGCGCTGGTGACGGCAGGCGTCGAGATGGATGTGCTGGGCATGGATTACGCCGCGTTCACCACTGTGCAGCGTGAGGCGGTGGTGCATGCGCACCCGCGGGGCGAGGGTTTCAAGGAGTGCATCATCTGCGCGTTTGCCGATGGCTTGCGTCATCGCCCGCAGACGACGTTCGGCAATGTGAAGACCGATGTGCTGAAAGATCAGGCGCCGGGGTTCAAGCCGATGAACTTCGTTGAAGTCATCCGCAGTTCTCCCTGGACTGCGTAAAACCAAATGTGGGAGCGGGCTTGCCCGCGATGGCGGTCTGACATTCAACATTGCAGTTGACTGTGATGACGTCATCGCGGGCAAGCCCGCTCCCACAGGATTTGAGGTTAATCACAGAGCTGTGATCAACCCCACTGGCTTACGCCGCTTCCGGCGTCTGCGCCCGGCGCACGTCCGGTTGCTTCCACGAATCGGCAGCGCTTTCTTCGATGGCTTGCTGGATCGCCTTGCGACGCGCTTCTTCGGCGCGGCGGCTGAAGAACCAGACCATGAAGGTCACCAGCGACACCGCCAACAGAATCAGGCTGGCCACGGCGTTGATCTCGGGTTTCACGCCCAGACGCACCGCCGAGAACACTTCCATCGGCAAGGTCGTCGAACCCGGGCCGGACACGAAGCTCGCCAGCACCAGGTCGTCCAGCGACAGGGCGAACGACATCATGCCGCCCGCCGCCAGCGACGGCGCGATCATCGGGATGGTGATCAGGAAGAACACCTTCCACGGCCGTGCGCCGAGGTCCATCGCGGCCTCTTCAATCGACAGGTCCAGCTCACGCAGACGCGCCGACACCACCACCGCCACATACGCCGCACAGAACGTGGTGTGGGCGATCCAGATGGTGACGATGCCACGCTCCTGCGGCCAGCCGATCATCTGCGCCATGGCCACGAACAGCAGCAACAGCGACAGACCGGTAATCACCTCAGGCATGACCAGCGGCGCAGTCACCAGACCGCCGAACAGCGTACGGCCCTTGAAGCGGGTGATGCGGGTCAAGACGAATGCCGCCAGCGTACCCAGCGCCACTGCCGCGACGGCGGTGTAGCAGGCGATTTCCAGCGAGCGCACCACCGAGCCCATCAGTTGGGTGTTGTCGAGCAGGCCGACGTACCACTTGATCGACCAGCCGCCCCACACCGTCACCAGCTTCGAGGCGTTGAACGAGTAGATCACCAGGATCAGCATCGGCAGGTAGATGAACAACAGGCCGAGCACCAGCATCAGGCTGGAGAAACGGAAGCGCTTCATTCTTTACCCTCCATTTCCTTGGCCTGACTGCGGTTGAACAGGATGATCGGCACGATCAGGATCGCCAACATCACCACCGCCAGGGCGGACGCCACCGGCCAGTCACGGTTGTTGAAGAACTCTTGCCAGAGCACTTTACCGATCATCAGGGTTTCCGGACCGCCGAGCAGTTCCGGGATCACGAACTCGCCCACCACCGGGATGAACACCAGCATGCAGCCGGCGATGATCCCGTTCTTGGACAGCGGAATAGTGATTTTCCAGAAGCTGTTGAAGGTGCTCGAACCCAGGTCGGAAGCCGCTTCCAGCAGGCTTTGATCGTGCTTCACCAGGTTGGCGTACAGCGGCAGGATCATGAACGGCAGGTACGAATAGACGACGCCGATGTACACCGCGAGGTTGGTGTTGAGGATCTGCAGCGGCTCGTCGATGAAGCCCATGCTCATCAGGAAACCGTTGAGCAGGCCGTTGTTGCTGAGGATGCCCATCCACGCGTAAACGCGGATCAGGATCGCGGTCCAGGTCGGCATCATGATCAGCAGCACCAGCACCGTTTGCAGCTCTTTGCGGGCGCTGGCGATGGCGTAGGCCATCGGGTAGCCGATCAGCAGGCAGAGGATGGTGCTGAAAAACGCCATCTTCAACGAGCCGAGGTACGCGGCGATGTATAACTCGTCGTCGCCGAGCATCGCGTAGTTGCCCAGGTTCAGCAGCACTTGCAGCTTCTGGTCAACGAAGCTGTAGATCTCGGTGTACGGCGGGATGGCCACGTCGGCTTCGGCGAAGCTGATCTTCAGAACGATGAAGAACGGCAGCATGAAGAACAGGAACAGCCAGATGAACGGAACCCCGATGACCAGTTGGCGGCCACCGGGAATTATTCGATTGAGCCGGCGTTTGAATTTGCGCATGTTCATGAGCGAAGTACCACGCCGCTGTCATCTTCCCAGTACACGTAGACCTGATCACCCCAGGTCGGACGTGCGCCACGGCGTTCGGCGTTGGCCACGAACGACTGCACCAGTTTGCCGCTCGGCAATTCGACGTAGAACACCGAGTGCCCGCCGAGGTAGGCGATGTCGTGCACCTTGCCGCTGGACCAGTTGTACTCGCAGGTCGGCATTTCGGCGGTGACCAGCAGTTTTTCCGGACGGATCGCGTAGGTCACGGACTTGTCCTGCACCGAAGTGCTGATGCCGTGGCCGACGTAGATCTGCCGGTCGAGGTCCTTGCAGACGATGGTCGCGTGGCCTTCGGCGTCGTCGATCACTTCGCCTTCGAAGATGTTCACGTTGCCGATGAATTCGCAGACCAGGCGGCTGGTCGGGGTTTCGTAGATGTCGATCGGGCTGCCGATCTGGGCGATCCAGCCCAGGTGCATGATCGCGATGCGCTCGGCCATGGTCATGGCCTCTTCCTGGTCGTGGGTCACCATCACGCAGGTCACACCCACGCGCTCGATGATCTCAACCAGCTCAAGCTGCATCTGTGAACGCAGTTTCTTGTCCAGTGCGCCCATCGGCTCGTCGAGCAGCAACAGCTTCGGCCGCTTGGCCAGCGAACGCGCCAGTGCCACACGCTGACGCTGGCCGCCGGACAACTGATGCGGCTTGCGCTTGGCGTACTGGCTCATCTGCACCAGCTTGAGCATCTCGGCCACGCGGGCGTCGATCTCGGCCTTGGGAATCTTGTCCTGTTGCAGGCCGAACGCGATGTTCTGTGCCACGGTCATGTGCGGGAACAGAGCGTACGACTGGAACATCATGTTGATCGGTCGCTCGTACGGCGGCATGTCGGTGATGTCGACGCCGTCGAGGAAAATGCGCCCCTCCGTGGGCCTTTCAAACCCTGCCAGCATCCGCAGCAGAGTGGATTTGCCCGATCCCGAACCGCCGAGCAGGGCGAAGATCTCGCCCTTCTTGATTTCCAGGGACACATCGTCCACGGCAACCGTCTCGTCGAACTTCTTCGTGACCCGGTCGATTTTAACCAGCACCTGCTTAGGTGTCTGGTCGCCCTCGAGGGCTTTCTTATAGGCGCCGGAG
The sequence above is a segment of the Pseudomonas sp. HS6 genome. Coding sequences within it:
- a CDS encoding GlxA family transcriptional regulator; the encoded protein is MNKTVAIVVFPGVQSLDVSGPMDVFAEANRFLAPEDHYRLEVIGVERGLMPCSNGLTLSAHRHFSEVSQGYDLLLVAGGPQLPFLDFGEAFDAWLREACGRARRFGSICNGAFMLARAGLLDGHTVTTHWNDAEALAQLCPSSRVEADRLYVEDGQLYTSAGVTAGIDLSLYLLARDHGSEVALSVAKRLVVFTQRSGGQSQFSPFLTPHAEPTSAVAMVQLYVLANLTGDLTIADLANAANMSARNFSRVFAREAKVTPAEFVERARVDAARVMLESTTAPLKTVAYQCGFRDAQHMRGVFNRRLGVTAQQFRLNFAAMV
- a CDS encoding HD domain-containing protein; protein product: MTTTIAGIQIPDSALARATTEYIRDIESDLLYHHSRRVFLFGALSGERQQLAYDPELLYVGAMFHDLGLVEGHRSDDERFEVDGANAAATFLKPYGLSDDDIEQVWLSIALHTTPGVPKHLRPTVALVTAGVEMDVLGMDYAAFTTVQREAVVHAHPRGEGFKECIICAFADGLRHRPQTTFGNVKTDVLKDQAPGFKPMNFVEVIRSSPWTA
- a CDS encoding ABC transporter permease subunit gives rise to the protein MKRFRFSSLMLVLGLLFIYLPMLILVIYSFNASKLVTVWGGWSIKWYVGLLDNTQLMGSVVRSLEIACYTAVAAVALGTLAAFVLTRITRFKGRTLFGGLVTAPLVMPEVITGLSLLLLFVAMAQMIGWPQERGIVTIWIAHTTFCAAYVAVVVSARLRELDLSIEEAAMDLGARPWKVFFLITIPMIAPSLAAGGMMSFALSLDDLVLASFVSGPGSTTLPMEVFSAVRLGVKPEINAVASLILLAVSLVTFMVWFFSRRAEEARRKAIQQAIEESAADSWKQPDVRRAQTPEAA
- a CDS encoding ABC transporter permease subunit, yielding MPGGRQLVIGVPFIWLFLFFMLPFFIVLKISFAEADVAIPPYTEIYSFVDQKLQVLLNLGNYAMLGDDELYIAAYLGSLKMAFFSTILCLLIGYPMAYAIASARKELQTVLVLLIMMPTWTAILIRVYAWMGILSNNGLLNGFLMSMGFIDEPLQILNTNLAVYIGVVYSYLPFMILPLYANLVKHDQSLLEAASDLGSSTFNSFWKITIPLSKNGIIAGCMLVFIPVVGEFVIPELLGGPETLMIGKVLWQEFFNNRDWPVASALAVVMLAILIVPIILFNRSQAKEMEGKE
- the potA gene encoding ABC transporter ATP-binding protein — encoded protein: MAVASGAYKKALEGDQTPKQVLVKIDRVTKKFDETVAVDDVSLEIKKGEIFALLGGSGSGKSTLLRMLAGFERPTEGRIFLDGVDITDMPPYERPINMMFQSYALFPHMTVAQNIAFGLQQDKIPKAEIDARVAEMLKLVQMSQYAKRKPHQLSGGQRQRVALARSLAKRPKLLLLDEPMGALDKKLRSQMQLELVEIIERVGVTCVMVTHDQEEAMTMAERIAIMHLGWIAQIGSPIDIYETPTSRLVCEFIGNVNIFEGEVIDDAEGHATIVCKDLDRQIYVGHGISTSVQDKSVTYAIRPEKLLVTAEMPTCEYNWSSGKVHDIAYLGGHSVFYVELPSGKLVQSFVANAERRGARPTWGDQVYVYWEDDSGVVLRS